In the Chroicocephalus ridibundus chromosome 15, bChrRid1.1, whole genome shotgun sequence genome, one interval contains:
- the ADGRD2 gene encoding adhesion G-protein coupled receptor D2, producing MFRRDLRPDSWFFSFLVGSLSRSLFTFAALAKNQTSKGFAPVTMETSRHMYEYVATALDWWHADRSCEQRFAQLLFEPQDSERGSLGKLLQSHHIRGSVWLNERDGVLHKPKWRRDHVVPVLVFGDKTDTKYVKVLSDFPALPAVTACAHLQWDTRTQEIATIFSYAVPAFINEFQLRGFVDEEDFVRFALIVHGHHSPYLPVFRADGQWHHFCVTWQQENGTWAIYADGKRRASASGLCAVGPSAPQAIYGQGTFIIGQDQDSLGGTFREKESFSGNITDLHIWQKVLGAEQIEKVRSCWVVEQDLVFGWSSKALEVESTVQEVTARFLCPGPVEECRVFEVGSSGFSYASCLQSLPFICRYRKDAYWQLKKAQLETSHSLVGRVNTLAERTVIPENLFTSGVQDMNLSVALGALDVLTTVLREAETPVLESSDLLAVLQLLKQVSDVEVQEGEDLEMLEQLGQYYVEVMELILEEQNIETWSSVSQVIRGPMAVVELCDRMVSHLAPLLTAGRTKITIQHGNVGMEVRKLDMSGQELSSEAYLVQSPEKDRHDLIEVPAEEMQRLKARGLRGVMVKNMWFGYSSLQRCLSGAGSSAVFQDAAASDGGQKYLSTTVGTAVISSTLLSDYQEISTSVRYHLQHRVQELPNKLLGPICAFWNFSLSPDAGGMWSTAGCSVVTSFLDSTACVCNHTTNFAVLLQVYEMQRTTKEELTLQTLTFIGCGVSFCALIVTFILFVVVGVPKSERMTVHKNLIFALAAAEALLMFSELAKANQVLCFTVTACLHLFFMAAFSWMLVEGLLLWSKVVAVNMSEDRRMKFYYVTGWGLPVVIVGVTLATSFNKYVADNHCWLNIQTNVIWAFVGPVLFILAVNTFVLFRVVMVTVSSARRRSKMLTPNSSLENQIGVQIWATAKPVLVLLPVLGLTWVCGVLVHLSVIWAYVFIVLNSLQGLYIFLVYAIYNSEVRNAIQRMKDKKKALSFTNCSHPINYLSSPRNTTSWETGKPSPSAAESAFSSPVQKDPPVKNITNKGNFGAKIPMGISSIMSPERPAVELTAFKSSGF from the exons atGTTTAGGAGAGACTTGAGACCTGATTCTTGGTTCTTCAGCTTTCTG GTCGGTAGTCTGTCCAGGAGTCTCTTTACCTTTGCAGCCCTTGCCAAGAATCAGACTTCTAAAG GTTTTGCTCCTGTCACGATGGAGACCTCAAGACACATGTACGAATATGTGGCCACTGCTTTGGACTGGTGGCACGCAGACAGATCCTGTGAACAACGCTTTGCTCAGTTGCTTTTTGAACCCCAGGACAGTGAGCGAGGTTCCCTCGGCAAACTGCTGCAGTCCCACCACATCAGAGGTTCTGTCTGGCTAAACGAGAGGGACGGTGTCCTGCACAAACCAAAATGGAGAC GGGACCACGTTGTACCAGTCCTGGTATTTGGAgacaaaacagacacaaaatacGTGAAGGTGCTCTCTGACTTCCCAGCGCTGCCTGCTGTCACAGCCTGCGCCCACCTCCAGTGGGACACCAGGACCCAGGAGATTGCTACCATCTTCTCCTATGCTGTGCCGGCTTTTATTAACGAGTTCCAGCTCCGTGGCTTTGTCGACGAGGAAGACTTTGTTCGATTTGCTCTCATAGTCCACGGGCACCATTCCCCATACCTGCCTGTGTTCCGTGCTGATGGACAGTGGCATCACTTCTGCGTGACCTGGCAGCAGGAAAATGGGACCTGGGCCATCTATGCCGATGGTAAAAGGAGGGCGTCTGCCAGCGGTTTGTGTGCTGTGGGGCCATCTGCCCCACAGGCCATCTACGGTCAGGGGACTTTCATAATTGGGCAGGATCAAGATTCCCTGGGGGGCACCTTCAGGGAGAAAGAGTCCTTCAGTGGGAACATCACCGACTTGCACATCTGGCAGAAAGTCCTCGGCGCGGAGCAGATTGAGAAGGTTCGGTCGTGCTGGGTGGTAGAGCAAGACCTTGTATTTGGGTGGAGCTCAAAAGCTCTGGAGGTTGAAAGCACCGTTCAGGAGGTGACCGCACGGTTTCTTTGCCCAG GGCCTGTTGAGGAATGCCGAGTTTTTGAAGTTGGCAGCAGTGGATTCAGTTACGCATCTTGTTTGCAGTCTTTGCCTTTTATCTGTCGCTACAGAAAGG ATGCATACTGGCAACTGAAAAAAGCTCAGCTGGAAACCAGCCATTCGCTTGTTGGCCGAGTGAACACACTTGCGGAGAGGACTGTG ATTCCTGAGAACCTCTTCACAAGTGGTGTCCAAGACATGAACCTCTCTGTTGCTCTTGGTGCTCTTGATGTCTTGACAACTGTTCTGAGGGAAGCAGAGACACCCGTGCTGGAGTCGTCTGACCTCCTTGCGGTGCTTCAATTACTAAAGCAAGTTTCTGATGTGGAAGTCCAGGAGGGAGAGGATCTGGAGATGTTGGAGCAGTTGGGCCAGTATTATGTGGAAGTGATGGAGTTAATCTTGGAAGAGCAGAATATTGAAACATGGTCATCAGTCAGCCAG GTTATCAGAGGGCCCATGGCTGTTGTTGAGCTCTGTGACAGAATGGTGTCACACTTAGCCCCACTGCTGACCGCAGGGAGGACAAAGATCACGATCCAGCATGGGAATGTTG GGATGGAGGTCAGGAAGCTGGACATGAGCGGGCAGGAGCTGAGCAGCGAGGCGTACCTGGTCCAGAGCCCTGAGAAAGACAGACACGACCTCATTGAAGTTCCCgcagaagaaatgcaaagacTGAAAGCCAGAG GTCTCCGCGGAGTCATGGTGAAAAACATGTGGTTCGGCTACAgctccctgcagcgctgcctgtcCGGCGCTGGCAGCAGCGCTGTCTTCCAGGACGCGGCTGCCTCGGATGGAGGACAGAA GTACCTGAGCACCACGGTGGGCACTGCTGTCATCTCATCCACTCTGCTCAGTGACTACCAGGAGATCAGCACGTCCGTGCGCTACCACCTGCAGCACCGCGTCCAG gaactgcccaatAAGCTGCTGGGGCCCATCTGTGCCTTCTGGAACTTCAGCCTCAG CCCAGATGCTGGTGGGATGTGGTCCACAGCCGGCTGCTCTGTGGTGACGTCTTTCCTGGACTCCACTGCCTGTGTTTGCAACCACACCACGAATTTTGCTGTCCTGCTGCAGGTGTACGAGATGCAG AGGACCACCAAGGAGGAGCTCACGCTGCAGACCTTGACTTTTATTGGATGTGGAGTTTCCTTCTGCGCCTTGATAGTTACCTTCATTTTATTCGTGGTGGTTGG TGTGCCCAAGAGTGAACGAATGACCGTGCACAAGAACCTGATCTTTGCGTTAGCTGCCGCAGAAGCTCTGCTCATGTTCAGTGAATTGGCCAAGGCCAACCAG GTGCTGTGTTTCACGGTCACTGCCTGCCTTCATCTCTTCTTCATGGCAGCCTTTTCCTGGATGCTGGTAGAGGGGCTTCTCCTGTGGAGCAAAGTGGTAGCAGTCAACATGAGTGAAGACAGGAGAATGAAGTTCTACTACGTGACAGGCTGGG gccTTCCCGTTGTTATCGTGGGCGTGACCCTTGCAACTTCCTTTAACAAGTATGTGGCAGACAACCATTGCTGGCTGAACATTCAGACCAACGTCATCTGGGCCTTTGTTGGGCCCGTTCTCTTCATCCTGGCA GTGAACACCTTTGTGCTCTTCCGCGTGGTGATGGTGACTGTGTCCAGTGCTCGCAGGAGATCAAAGATGCTGACGCCCAACAGCAGCCTGGAGAACCAGATTGGAGTTCAGATATG GGCCACAGCCAAGCctgtcctggtgctgctgcccgTGCTGGGGCTGACCTGGGTCTGCGGGGTCCTCGTCCACCTCAGTGTCATTTGGGCCTATGTCTTCATCGTGCTGAACTCCCTCCAG GGCCTGTACATATTCCTGGTCTATGCAATCTATAACAGTGAG gtgaggaatgccatccagaggatgaaggacaagaagaaagcACTCTCATTCACA AACTGCTCTCATCCCATCAACTACTTATCAAGTCCAAGAAACACGACCTCTTGGGAGACAGGGAAACCGAGTCCCTCTGCAGCTGAGAGTGCCTTCTCGAGCCCTGTGCAGAAAGACCCTCCAGTGAAGAACATCACCAACAAAG GAAATTTTGGAGCCAAAATTCCCATGGGGATTTCATCAATTATGTCACCTGAGAGACCG GCTGTAGAGCTGACAGCGTTCAAATCCTCAG GTTTCTGA